AACAATTCCTTTTTTATGACTGTCTTTTGCTTTTAGCGTAACGGCTAAAACATCAATTACAATTTCATTTAATCGGGCTTCGGATAAAGTTCCTTTTTTTACGGCATCAACAATTTTTTTGTCATTAAAACCACCGCTTGCTGGCATTTCTAATCCTAAACCGGCATCAACTCCAGCAGCTCTTTCATTTACAGCTCCCCAATCAGAAACTACAAATCCTTTGAAACCCCATTGTTTCTTTAGAACATCATTTAATAAATAAGGACTTTCAGAAGCGTATACTCCGTTTAATCTGTTATAAGAACACATTACGGTCCATGGTTGTGCATTTTTTACAGCCATTTCAAATGCAGGAAAATAGATTTCATTCAGAGTACGTTCATCAACATTTGAACTGTTAGACATACGTTCCGTCTCTTGACTATTTGCAGCAAAATGTTTCATTGAAGTACCTACACCTTGACTTTGAACTCCATTAATATATGCAGTTGCAATAGTTCCTGCTAAAATAGGATCTTCAGAAAAATATTCGAAATTTCTTCCTCCAAGCGGAGAACGTTTCATGTTTACTCCCGGACCTAATAATATTTGAACATCATTGGCTTGAGATTCGACAGCTAATGCTTCGCCCATTTTTTGAGCCAATGCAGGATTCCAAGAAGAAGCAAGCGCAGATGCTGTTGGGAAACAAGTTGCAGGAACACTATTTGTGAAATCAAAGCCTTCTGCTTTACGCAAACCGTGAGGTCCATCTGTCATAAAAATGGAAGGAATGCCTAGTCTAGCAATTGCTTTTGTTGACCATGCAGTTTCTCCAGAACACAAAGAAGCTTTTTCTTCGAGTGTCATTTTTGCAACTAATTTGGCTGCTTTTTCTCTATAATCTACACTTTGGGCATACGATTGAGATGACAATGTAAGTCCGATGAGTAGTAAAATGATTTTTTTCATAAATTCTTAATTTGGTAATTTTATTGACTATTTTTAGTTTTTAAAACTATGTGTGTTATTTTGACGCAATGTACATATTTTTTTGATTCGAGATACATATAACATATTATTTTTGGTTATTTTTTTTACATATCATTTTTTTAAATGATTTTTAAAGGGAAATTCTTTGTTTTTTATGTAAAGTACTGTTTCTATATTTTATTCGGAAAGAGTAAAAAGAAGCGTTTGTACTGCTAATGGATTTTTGTATTCATTTTTTAGAAAAAAATGAACTAAATTGCACCTCAATAGTTATATTTATAAAGAAAAAAGAATACATATAGTATGCTGAACTCCGTATTGAAAGACTCTGAAAAATACCAGCCGGGCTTGTCTATAGACTGTGTTATTTTTGGATTCTATGATAACCAATTAAAAGTTTTATTAATAAAAACCGCCTATAGTGATCAATGGGGATTACCGGGAGGTTTTATTCCTAAGGATGAAGATTTAGATCTTGCTGCTAATAGTGTTTTGTTTAAAAGAACAGGATTAGAAGGTATTTTTCTTAGACAATTTGGCACCTTTGGAGCTGTAAAAAGGAATAAAGGACATTTTAATGATGGTATTTTTGATGCTTTGGATACGCCTTTGGAAGAAAGGAATTGGTATTTGCAACGGTTTATAACGATTGGTTATTATGCTTTGGTCGATTTTTTAGAAGCTGTTCCGCAGCGAAAAAAAGATACTGAAATTGTAGAATGGATTGACCATAAAGCGGTCCCGGATTTAATTTTGGATCACCAAAATATTTTAGATAAAGCTCTAGAAACACTTCGTATGGAATTGAATTTGATGCCCGTTGGATATAATTTACTTCCTGAAAAATTCACCATACCTGAATTGCAAAAACTATATGAAACTATTTTGGACAGAAAGCTTGATCGCAGAAATTTTCTACGCAAAATAACGGCTATCGGAATCCTGACTAAACTAGATGAAAAGAAAAGTAATGTGGCTCATAAAGCACCAAACTTATATAGTTTTGATAAGGAAAAATATGAAGAAGTCGTAAAAAATGGATTGCACCAGGGTTGGTAAAGCACATAATTATATCTTTTGTTTTTGTTGTTTTTAGAATAAATACTAGTTTTTTATTCTAAATAATAAATTATGTAAAATTTAGATCAATATTTTTTGTACTTTTTATAAAATAATTAAAATAATGAAAGAAGTATACCTAATTAAAAAACTCTTTTTTTTTAATTTCTTGATAACTACTACAGTTGCGGTCTGTCAAGAAAATTCAGTTCAGAAAGATTTAATTACTGTCATTAATCAATCCAAAAAATTTGATAGGATTAAAAAAGCTGAAATTGATAGTTTTAGGATTAAACTGAAGAGAACAAATCAGAACGATTTAATTTCAAAATATCGGTTGAATGCTGAGTTATTTTATAGGTATAAGTTTTTTAAAAGGGATTCTGCATTCCATTATGGTATACAGTCAAAAATTTTAGCAATTAAAATCAAAGATAAATCACTTATTGCAAATGCAAATATTAATCTTGCAGATATTTGCGTTTCTTCTGGAATGTACAAAGAAGCTATTGATTTTCTTGAACCTTTAATTAAGAATGAGTCCAAGGAAAATTATGGTACATTGTATTATGGTCTCTTGGGAAGATGTTATGGTGATATGGCTGAATATAGCAATAATTTATATTTTCAAAGTGAGTATAATAAAAAGGCTCGTAAGTATAGAGAAAAAGCACTTTCATTAACAGAAGATGGATATTTTTTTCATTATTTTCTAAAAGCGTTTAATAAGTCCAAAAATCATCAAATAGAAGAAGCTGTTTTTGAATTTGAGAATTTGTTAAAATTAAAAAAACCACCTCATGACCAAGCATTAGTTCATTATATGTTAGGAGAGCTATATCAGCAATTAGGTAGAAATGATCAAGCAATAAATCATTTGAAAGAAGCAGTAATTCATGATATTTCAACTTCAACAAAAGAATCATTAGCCATAATTAAGTTATCCGAACTATTATTTAAAAAAGGCGATATTCAAACCGCATCAATTTTAATTCATAAAGCTAATGAAGATGCACTCTTTTATGGAGCGCAACAGAGAAAGATTCA
This region of Flavobacterium lacustre genomic DNA includes:
- a CDS encoding NUDIX hydrolase, whose translation is MLNSVLKDSEKYQPGLSIDCVIFGFYDNQLKVLLIKTAYSDQWGLPGGFIPKDEDLDLAANSVLFKRTGLEGIFLRQFGTFGAVKRNKGHFNDGIFDALDTPLEERNWYLQRFITIGYYALVDFLEAVPQRKKDTEIVEWIDHKAVPDLILDHQNILDKALETLRMELNLMPVGYNLLPEKFTIPELQKLYETILDRKLDRRNFLRKITAIGILTKLDEKKSNVAHKAPNLYSFDKEKYEEVVKNGLHQGW
- a CDS encoding DUF6377 domain-containing protein, with the translated sequence MKEVYLIKKLFFFNFLITTTVAVCQENSVQKDLITVINQSKKFDRIKKAEIDSFRIKLKRTNQNDLISKYRLNAELFYRYKFFKRDSAFHYGIQSKILAIKIKDKSLIANANINLADICVSSGMYKEAIDFLEPLIKNESKENYGTLYYGLLGRCYGDMAEYSNNLYFQSEYNKKARKYREKALSLTEDGYFFHYFLKAFNKSKNHQIEEAVFEFENLLKLKKPPHDQALVHYMLGELYQQLGRNDQAINHLKEAVIHDISTSTKESLAIIKLSELLFKKGDIQTASILIHKANEDALFYGAQQRKIQISAILPIIDQEIVNIVEKEKDRIQWQYIVVSSFLILAICFILIVYYQYLKLKKAKRLIADAHDNLKKINNQLHKVNEKINLKNIEIKQVNKLLLEANKIKEEYLGLFFTQYDGIFEKFNSFIISMKKSIEDENYDKVKRIILSYNLKREKDKLLENFDLAFINLFPNFITEFNALMKDKNKVEIKNGEVLTKELRIYALIRLGITQNEIIAQILGYSVNSIYAYKTKIRNNSILNKGDFDQKLLKKTTLKL